A stretch of DNA from Fusobacterium sp. IOR10:
CCATCTACAATTAGTCCAATAAGCCAAGGAGCAACACGTAATCCTTCAAGTAAGCTAGTTACTGCTGGAGGTATTAAATCTCCAAATATAAAGTCATTTGTATAATCTGTTGCCATTGCACCTATAGTTGTTACAGAAATGTAGTAAACTATAAACATTACAAGGGCAAAAATAGGTAATGCTAAAAATCTATTTGTTATAATTGCATCAATTTTATCTGATGTACTTAATCTAGAAGTGTTTTTTTTCTTTACACTTTTGCTAACAACTTTTGATATATAAGAGTACCTTTGGTTGGTAACTATGCTTTCTGTGTCATCGTCTAATTCATTTTCACAAGAAACAATATGTTCTTTTATGTGAGATACTGTGTCTTCTGAAAGATTTAGTAATTCCATAATTTTCTCGTCTCTTTCAAAAAGTTTCAAAGCAAACCAACGAATACTAGATTTTTCTACTTTATCTTCTATTAACTCTTCAATATGTCCTATGGCATGCTCCACACTTCCTTGAAAAACATGAGGTAATTCACTGTTATTTTTTTTCTTTACAAGCTGAATTGCTTTTTCTGCCGCTTCCTTTGCTCCTATACCCTTTAAAGCAGAAGTTTCAACAACCTCACACCCTAAAGCCTTACCTAATTCCTTTAAATCAATCTTATCCCCATTTTTACGAACAACATCAATCATATTTAATGCTACTATAACAGGTATACCAAGTTCAATTAGTTGAGTAGTTAAGTATAAATTTCTTTCAATATTTGTTCCATCAATTATATTGATTATTACATCTGGTTTTTCATTAATAAGATAATTTCTTGCAACTACTTCTTCTAAAGTATAAGGGGATAAAGAATAAATACCAGGTAAATCCTGTATTATTACATTTTTATGTCCTTTTAACTTTCCTTCTTTTTTTTCTACTGTTACCCCTGGCCAGTTACCTACATATTGATTACTACCAGTTAAATTGTTAAACATAGTTGTTTTTCCACTATTGGGATTTCCTGCCAATGCTATTTTTATATCCATCTTCCCTCCAAAATAAAATAATTTCCAGTTAGTATACACTAACCCACCTATATAAAAATATTATCTAACTTCTATTAATTCAGCATCTGCCTTTCTAATAGAAAGTTCATAGCCTCTTACATTAATCTGTATTGGATCACCTAAAGGTGCAACTTTTCTTATAAAAAGTTCACTATTTTTTGTTATTCCCATATCCATTATTCTACGTTTTGTAGCTCCTTCCCCGTAAAGTTTTACAACTGTTACTGTTTCTCCTACTTTTATATTATTTAATGATTTCATCAAAATTCCTCCTTTACACTTAAAAAACTTAAAATAGTCAAGCTGAAAGTTAGTCTTCACTAACCTTTAGCTTGACTATGAGAATTCTATCACAGGTCAAAAAAAAAGTCAACATAATATTTTTATATACGAAGCTTTGTCTGTCAAATATTTTACATGAACTTTGTTATTATCATTTTTGCTGCTGTTATAGCTGTTATAACTAAGAAAAATGGTTTTATAAATTTAGCCCCTTTAGCTATAGCTATTTTAGCTCCAATTTGAGCTCCTAAAAACATTACAATTCCTATAGCTATAGCATATGGATAATTAACCTTTTTAAAATAAATAAACATAGCTAAACTAGCTATATTTCCAGTTAAATTAAGAATTTTAGAATTTCCACTGGAATTTATAAAATCCATTCCATATATTTTTATAAATGCAAAAGTTAAAAAAGATCCTGTTCCTGGACCAAAAAATCCATTATAAAATCCTATTAAAGTTGCCATTAAAGCACCTTGCATCATATTTTTTTTTGTTTTTCCTTTATAATTATCCTCAACACCAATTCCTTTATTAAATAGCATATAAAAAAACATAAATACTAAAAGAATTATAATTAGAGGTTCCAAAAATGCATCGTTAATCTGAGTTAATACAAAAACTCCAAATGCTGCTCCACAAATATTTAATCCAATTAAATACTTAAGAACTTCTAAATTAGTTTTACCAGATGTAAAAAATTTTAAACTACTACCTATGGAAGAACAAACAGAAGAAAATTTATGTGTCCCCATAACTAAATGAATAGGTAATCCTGTTGATATCATTGCTGGTAAACTTATTAACCCACCACCTCCAGCTATTGCATCAACTGCTGAAGCGATAAAACACATAACTAAAACAAATATAAAATTCTCAAATGACATAGCTGTAAACAATCCTAACATAAC
This window harbors:
- a CDS encoding ferrous iron transport protein A, with amino-acid sequence MKSLNNIKVGETVTVVKLYGEGATKRRIMDMGITKNSELFIRKVAPLGDPIQINVRGYELSIRKADAELIEVR
- a CDS encoding TSUP family transporter — encoded protein: MLGLFTAMSFENFIFVLVMCFIASAVDAIAGGGGLISLPAMISTGLPIHLVMGTHKFSSVCSSIGSSLKFFTSGKTNLEVLKYLIGLNICGAAFGVFVLTQINDAFLEPLIIILLVFMFFYMLFNKGIGVEDNYKGKTKKNMMQGALMATLIGFYNGFFGPGTGSFLTFAFIKIYGMDFINSSGNSKILNLTGNIASLAMFIYFKKVNYPYAIAIGIVMFLGAQIGAKIAIAKGAKFIKPFFLVITAITAAKMIITKFM